In one Diprion similis isolate iyDipSimi1 chromosome 6, iyDipSimi1.1, whole genome shotgun sequence genomic region, the following are encoded:
- the LOC124407002 gene encoding deoxyribonuclease-2-alpha isoform X2: MLMRACVVFSVFFVSKLLVGVNTQLQCKDERDLPVDWFVMYKLPKISQSSNDLIRKGVAYVYMTSNTINDGWKLSKKSIGLESSIPGRTLAPLYQQNDSILWTLYNDHAPNKAAVAKYGHSKGVVIADTHQGFWLVHSVPQYPPAPDHGTEPPLRARKERFVNAKSLSDQGYSYPKTGELYGQSFLCISVDKDQFDIIGLQLMYNEIITYKNNLPKSLTQQYPVLTKAANKIRINNAPYNSKTSIQSLSGTEFISFAKSDKWEKDLYDEFVAPQLGADLLAETWLHGPGRLPSDCSGAKVMNVKSINFPEANVMFPSSNDHSKWAVSNSANKNHNWVCIGDINRASTQLERGGGTVCLNSQDLWTSYRHIVNDVEACPKKWL, from the exons ATGTTGATGCGAGCGTGCGTCGtgttctccgttttttttgtCAGCAAACTTTTAGTCGGAGTAAACACACAGTTGCAATGTAAGGATGAAAGGGATCTGCCAGTGGACTG GTTTGTTATGTACAAACTTCCCAAAATATCGCAAAGTAGCAACGATTTGATAAGAAAAGGTGTGGCATATGTTTATATGACGAGTAATACGATAAATGATGGGtggaaattatcaaaaaaatcaatcggtTTGGAATCCTCGATTCCTGGTCGAACTTTAGCACCTTTGTATCAACAA AACGATTCAATTCTTTGGACTTTATACAACGACCACGCTCCCAATAAGGCTGCTGTGGCAAAGTATGGGCATTCCAAGGGTGTAGTGATAGCAGACACCCACCAAGGTTTCTGGTTGGTTCACAGTGTGCCTCAATATCCACCAGCACCCGATCATGGCACGGAGCCTCCACTAAGAGCTCGCAAAGAAAGATTTGTGAATGCAAAATCACTCTCAGATCAAGGTTACAGCTATCCTAAAACTGGAGAACTGTACGGACAAAGCTTCTTGTGCATTTCTGTAGATAAAGATCAGTTTGATATTATCGGCCTGCAGTTGATGtacaatgaaattattacataCAAGAATAATTTGCCAAAAAGCCTTACTCAGCAGTACCCAGTTTTGACAAAAGCAGCTAACAAGATTCGCATCAACAATGCTCCGTACAACTCTAAAACATCAATTCAGTCTTTGAGTGGAACTGAATTTATATCATTTGCCAAAAGCGACAAATGGGAAAAGG ACCTGTATGATGAATTCGTCGCACCGCAACTTGGAGCAGATCTTTTGGCTGAGACATGGCTACATGGTCCTGGCAGATTGCCATCAGATTGTAGTGGTGCGAA AGTAATGAACGTCAAGTCTATTAATTTTCCCGAGGCAAATGTGATGTTTCCATCATCAAACGATCATTCGAAATGGGCTGTATCTAATAGTGCTAATAAAAATCACAACTGGGTATGCATAGGAGACATTAACAGAGCT AGTACTCAATTGGAGCGAGGGGGTGGCACGGTGTGCTTGAATTCACAGGATTTATGGACAAGTTATCGTCATATTGTAAACGATGTGGAAGCATGTCCCAAAAAATG GTTGTAG
- the LOC124407002 gene encoding deoxyribonuclease-2-alpha isoform X1, with translation MLMRACVVFSVFFVSKLLVGVNTQLQCKDERDLPVDWFVMYKLPKISQSSNDLIRKGVAYVYMTSNTINDGWKLSKKSIGLESSIPGRTLAPLYQQNDSILWTLYNDHAPNKAAVAKYGHSKGVVIADTHQGFWLVHSVPQYPPAPDHGTEPPLRARKERFVNAKSLSDQGYSYPKTGELYGQSFLCISVDKDQFDIIGLQLMYNEIITYKNNLPKSLTQQYPVLTKAANKIRINNAPYNSKTSIQSLSGTEFISFAKSDKWEKDLYDEFVAPQLGADLLAETWLHGPGRLPSDCSGAKVMNVKSINFPEANVMFPSSNDHSKWAVSNSANKNHNWVCIGDINRASTQLERGGGTVCLNSQDLWTSYRHIVNDVEACPKKWSRF, from the exons ATGTTGATGCGAGCGTGCGTCGtgttctccgttttttttgtCAGCAAACTTTTAGTCGGAGTAAACACACAGTTGCAATGTAAGGATGAAAGGGATCTGCCAGTGGACTG GTTTGTTATGTACAAACTTCCCAAAATATCGCAAAGTAGCAACGATTTGATAAGAAAAGGTGTGGCATATGTTTATATGACGAGTAATACGATAAATGATGGGtggaaattatcaaaaaaatcaatcggtTTGGAATCCTCGATTCCTGGTCGAACTTTAGCACCTTTGTATCAACAA AACGATTCAATTCTTTGGACTTTATACAACGACCACGCTCCCAATAAGGCTGCTGTGGCAAAGTATGGGCATTCCAAGGGTGTAGTGATAGCAGACACCCACCAAGGTTTCTGGTTGGTTCACAGTGTGCCTCAATATCCACCAGCACCCGATCATGGCACGGAGCCTCCACTAAGAGCTCGCAAAGAAAGATTTGTGAATGCAAAATCACTCTCAGATCAAGGTTACAGCTATCCTAAAACTGGAGAACTGTACGGACAAAGCTTCTTGTGCATTTCTGTAGATAAAGATCAGTTTGATATTATCGGCCTGCAGTTGATGtacaatgaaattattacataCAAGAATAATTTGCCAAAAAGCCTTACTCAGCAGTACCCAGTTTTGACAAAAGCAGCTAACAAGATTCGCATCAACAATGCTCCGTACAACTCTAAAACATCAATTCAGTCTTTGAGTGGAACTGAATTTATATCATTTGCCAAAAGCGACAAATGGGAAAAGG ACCTGTATGATGAATTCGTCGCACCGCAACTTGGAGCAGATCTTTTGGCTGAGACATGGCTACATGGTCCTGGCAGATTGCCATCAGATTGTAGTGGTGCGAA AGTAATGAACGTCAAGTCTATTAATTTTCCCGAGGCAAATGTGATGTTTCCATCATCAAACGATCATTCGAAATGGGCTGTATCTAATAGTGCTAATAAAAATCACAACTGGGTATGCATAGGAGACATTAACAGAGCT AGTACTCAATTGGAGCGAGGGGGTGGCACGGTGTGCTTGAATTCACAGGATTTATGGACAAGTTATCGTCATATTGTAAACGATGTGGAAGCATGTCCCAAAAAATGGTCTCGTTTCTAG
- the LOC124407088 gene encoding zinc finger protein 2 homolog isoform X2: MATREGFNQEFSEICRLCLKQEDVMESIFQTIDGEDTEFSLAQRISTIARVQVHEDDGLPTLICGTCRHQVEKSYNFRLLVEISDRTLRNCLEGPQVETSEQMIKQELSDPNVDSADEENVGLEHFFLDTNLTESDIDPRAINVILVQSEDGTRVLNICSINDSQDTENLEGTASVKNEYSVSSEQEEDATMFQVLEQDERRSEPNDLEDNQQLTSPKKIYLQDLEPQLQSVHPCNKCDKFFSTDEDLDTHFTIGHEDDNEYLDTSDIEIRCQLCFDAFESLEDLKNHVIEHFANGRRLSTVKSETYIPSAGEEMCDVIETITDNDSDYVLGVPKSEEAEVITQNHYGNKITGPTVEDGLIEISIDNISEHSSQPNSHKDGDSLDVELELGLDNNTEYQSDIFYCVGEYLPDLVKVRSTGNFPCTQCDKTFTQKHEQTLHLRRHLGVKPFKCTSCDETFITNALRKEHERGHTGEKGFVCVVCGKSFVKKSELKYHEGVHTDTPSTCNICNKEFTNVQSLKMHTKRHILGSRYVCETCGKSYYTNSELARHVQMHSGKREYPCHLCETSFLSRPELNRHLRYHIGEKTFRCKICFKSYFESGHLKIHERVHTGEKPYVCTVCNKAFVTKPKLVRHQKIHAKEQIMKCDINDQQQIMTEDT, translated from the exons ATGGCGACGAGAGAAGGGTTCAATCAAGAATTCAGTGAAATATGCAGACTTTGCTTGAAGCAGGAGGATGTTatggaatcaattttccaaacgATTGATGGGGAAGACACAGAATTTTCACTCGCTCAAAGAATTTCTACCATTGCACGGGTGCAG GTTCACGAAGATGATGGATTACCCACGCTCATTTGTGGCACATGTCGTCACCAGGTCGAGAAATCCTACAACTTTCGCCTGCTCGTCGAAATCTCTGATCGCACACTACGCAACTGTTTGGAGGGACCTCAGGTCGAGACTTCGGAACAGATGATCAAGCAAGAACTATCTGATCCAAATGTAGATTCTGCAGATGAGGAAAACGTCGGTCtggagcatttttttttagacaccAATTTAACCGAATCTGACATAGATCCAAGAGCAATTAACGTTATTCTAGTACAGTCTGAAGATGGCACTAGAGTATTAAATATATGCAGTATCAACGATTCTCAAGATACTGAGAATTTGGAAGGGACGGCATCTGTTAAAAATGAGTATTCAGTAAGCTCggaacaagaagaagatgcTACGATGTTCCAAGTCTTGGAACAGGATGAAAGAAGATCAGAGCCAAACGATTTAGAAGATAATCAACAGTTAACGAGCCctaaaaaaatctatcttCAAGATTTAGAACCTCAGCTGCAATCAGTCCACCCTTGCAACaaatgtgataaatttttttcaactgacgAAGATTTGGATACTCATTTCACAATTGGACATGAAGATGATAATGAATATCTCGACACATCAGATATTGAAATCAGATGCCAATTGTGTTTTGATGCGTTTGAGTCATTGGAAGATCTGAAAAATCATGTTATTGAACATTTCGCCAACGGCAGAAGACTGAGTACCGTTAAATCAGAGACATATATTCCTAGTGCAGGAGAAGAAATGTGCGACGTCATTGAAACAATTACTGACAACGATTCTGATTATGTATTGGGAGTACCAAAGAGTGAGGAAGCAGAAGTAATAACACAGAATCATTATGGAAACAAGATTACAGGTCCCACTGTCGAAGATGGATTGATTGAAATCAGTATTGATAACATTAGTGAACATAGTTCTCAACCGAATAGTCATAAGGATGGTGATTCATTAGACGTAGAATTAGAGTTAGGCTTAGATAATAATACCGAATATCAGtctgacattttttattgcgTTGGAGAGTACTTGCCTGACCTTGTAAAGGTACGATCTACCGGTAATTTTCCCTGTACACAATGTGATAAAACGTTTACGCAAAAGCATGAACAAACTTTACATCTAAGGAGACATCTCGGTGTTAAACCCTTTAAGTGTACTTCTTGCGATGAAACTTTCATAACAAATGCTTTGAGGAAAGAACATGAACGAGGCCACACTGGAGAAAAAGGGTTTGTCTGCGTGGTTTGTGGTAAAAGCTTTGTTAAAAAGTCTGAATTAAAATATCACGAAGGCGTTCATACTGATACTCCATCAACTTGTAATATTTGCAACAAAGAATTTACTAATGTACAATCTCTAAAAATGCACACAAAGCGACATATTTTAGGTAGTAGGTACGTTTGCGAGACATGTGGCAAAAGTTATTATACTAATTCTGAACTTGCCAGGCATGTACAGATGCATTCAGGCAAACGTGAATATCCTTGCCATCTCTGCGAAACTTCGTTCCTTTCACGTCCAGAATTGAATAGACATCTGCGATATCATATCGgagaaaaaacatttcgatGCAAAATTTGCTTCAAGTCTTATTTCGAGTCAGGTCATTTGAAAATACACGAAAGGGTGCATACAGGCGAAAAGCCTTACGTCTGTACAGTTTGCAATAAAGCTTTTGTAACCAAACCGAAATTAGTAAGGCACCAGAAAATTCATGCGAAAGAACAAATTATGAAATGTGATATCAATGATCAGCAACAAATAATGACTGAAGATACATGA
- the LOC124407088 gene encoding zinc finger protein 2 homolog isoform X1 has translation MLWNQFSKRLMGKTQNFHSLKEFLPLHGCRWVWPRSLHRANASYCELHAPAGCVCAKNERHFTSYLIDRIYVQAYVHEDDGLPTLICGTCRHQVEKSYNFRLLVEISDRTLRNCLEGPQVETSEQMIKQELSDPNVDSADEENVGLEHFFLDTNLTESDIDPRAINVILVQSEDGTRVLNICSINDSQDTENLEGTASVKNEYSVSSEQEEDATMFQVLEQDERRSEPNDLEDNQQLTSPKKIYLQDLEPQLQSVHPCNKCDKFFSTDEDLDTHFTIGHEDDNEYLDTSDIEIRCQLCFDAFESLEDLKNHVIEHFANGRRLSTVKSETYIPSAGEEMCDVIETITDNDSDYVLGVPKSEEAEVITQNHYGNKITGPTVEDGLIEISIDNISEHSSQPNSHKDGDSLDVELELGLDNNTEYQSDIFYCVGEYLPDLVKVRSTGNFPCTQCDKTFTQKHEQTLHLRRHLGVKPFKCTSCDETFITNALRKEHERGHTGEKGFVCVVCGKSFVKKSELKYHEGVHTDTPSTCNICNKEFTNVQSLKMHTKRHILGSRYVCETCGKSYYTNSELARHVQMHSGKREYPCHLCETSFLSRPELNRHLRYHIGEKTFRCKICFKSYFESGHLKIHERVHTGEKPYVCTVCNKAFVTKPKLVRHQKIHAKEQIMKCDINDQQQIMTEDT, from the exons ATGTTatggaatcaattttccaaacgATTGATGGGGAAGACACAGAATTTTCACTCGCTCAAAGAATTTCTACCATTGCACGGGTGCAGGTGGGTGTGGCCACGTTCACTTCATCGAGCAAACGCATCTTATTGCGAGCTGCACGCGCCCGCGGGATGCGTTTGTGCTAAAAACGAAAGGCACTTTACATCATATTTAATTGATCGGATTTACGTACAAGCGTAT GTTCACGAAGATGATGGATTACCCACGCTCATTTGTGGCACATGTCGTCACCAGGTCGAGAAATCCTACAACTTTCGCCTGCTCGTCGAAATCTCTGATCGCACACTACGCAACTGTTTGGAGGGACCTCAGGTCGAGACTTCGGAACAGATGATCAAGCAAGAACTATCTGATCCAAATGTAGATTCTGCAGATGAGGAAAACGTCGGTCtggagcatttttttttagacaccAATTTAACCGAATCTGACATAGATCCAAGAGCAATTAACGTTATTCTAGTACAGTCTGAAGATGGCACTAGAGTATTAAATATATGCAGTATCAACGATTCTCAAGATACTGAGAATTTGGAAGGGACGGCATCTGTTAAAAATGAGTATTCAGTAAGCTCggaacaagaagaagatgcTACGATGTTCCAAGTCTTGGAACAGGATGAAAGAAGATCAGAGCCAAACGATTTAGAAGATAATCAACAGTTAACGAGCCctaaaaaaatctatcttCAAGATTTAGAACCTCAGCTGCAATCAGTCCACCCTTGCAACaaatgtgataaatttttttcaactgacgAAGATTTGGATACTCATTTCACAATTGGACATGAAGATGATAATGAATATCTCGACACATCAGATATTGAAATCAGATGCCAATTGTGTTTTGATGCGTTTGAGTCATTGGAAGATCTGAAAAATCATGTTATTGAACATTTCGCCAACGGCAGAAGACTGAGTACCGTTAAATCAGAGACATATATTCCTAGTGCAGGAGAAGAAATGTGCGACGTCATTGAAACAATTACTGACAACGATTCTGATTATGTATTGGGAGTACCAAAGAGTGAGGAAGCAGAAGTAATAACACAGAATCATTATGGAAACAAGATTACAGGTCCCACTGTCGAAGATGGATTGATTGAAATCAGTATTGATAACATTAGTGAACATAGTTCTCAACCGAATAGTCATAAGGATGGTGATTCATTAGACGTAGAATTAGAGTTAGGCTTAGATAATAATACCGAATATCAGtctgacattttttattgcgTTGGAGAGTACTTGCCTGACCTTGTAAAGGTACGATCTACCGGTAATTTTCCCTGTACACAATGTGATAAAACGTTTACGCAAAAGCATGAACAAACTTTACATCTAAGGAGACATCTCGGTGTTAAACCCTTTAAGTGTACTTCTTGCGATGAAACTTTCATAACAAATGCTTTGAGGAAAGAACATGAACGAGGCCACACTGGAGAAAAAGGGTTTGTCTGCGTGGTTTGTGGTAAAAGCTTTGTTAAAAAGTCTGAATTAAAATATCACGAAGGCGTTCATACTGATACTCCATCAACTTGTAATATTTGCAACAAAGAATTTACTAATGTACAATCTCTAAAAATGCACACAAAGCGACATATTTTAGGTAGTAGGTACGTTTGCGAGACATGTGGCAAAAGTTATTATACTAATTCTGAACTTGCCAGGCATGTACAGATGCATTCAGGCAAACGTGAATATCCTTGCCATCTCTGCGAAACTTCGTTCCTTTCACGTCCAGAATTGAATAGACATCTGCGATATCATATCGgagaaaaaacatttcgatGCAAAATTTGCTTCAAGTCTTATTTCGAGTCAGGTCATTTGAAAATACACGAAAGGGTGCATACAGGCGAAAAGCCTTACGTCTGTACAGTTTGCAATAAAGCTTTTGTAACCAAACCGAAATTAGTAAGGCACCAGAAAATTCATGCGAAAGAACAAATTATGAAATGTGATATCAATGATCAGCAACAAATAATGACTGAAGATACATGA